A genomic stretch from Malus domestica chromosome 15, GDT2T_hap1 includes:
- the LOC103425049 gene encoding serine/arginine-rich splicing factor SR45a-like isoform X2 — translation MADSPRKKYSRSPSPWRAQSRSRSRSWSRPRSRSRSLSRPPRQRSRSRSRGRSRSRSPGRAAAINPGNTLYVTGLSTRVSEKDVERHFSKEGKVASCFLVMEPRTRISRGFAFITMDSVEDAERCIKNLNQSVLEGRYITVERSRRKRPRTPTPGHYLGLKNTRDYGYRGDRDRDRERDRDRDRGRYRGGSARDDYGYRRSPRRSPYRGGRDYSPRGGSPYGGRSRRERSYSPYGSPERKYARGSR, via the exons ATG GCGGATTCTCCACGCAAAAA GTATTCACGATCCCCTTCTCCTTGGAGAGCTCAGTCCAGGTCCAGGTCTAGGTCTTGGTCTAGGCCGAGGTCGAGGTCAAGATCATTGTCTAGGCCACCAAGGCAGAGGTCTCGCTCTAGAAGTCGTGGCAG ATCAAGGTCCAGAAGTCCTGGCAG GGCTGCTGCTATAAATCCTGGAAATACATTGTATGTGACCGGCCTATCTACAAGGGTCTCAGAGAAGGATGTTGAAAGGCACTTTTCAAAGGAGGGAAAG GTAGCTTCATGCTTTCTTGTTATGGAGCCTCGGACTCGGATTTCTCGTGGTTTTGCCTTCATTACGATGGACTCAGTTGAAGATGCTGAACGGTGCATTAAAAATCTCAATCAGTCAGTTCTGGAAGGTCGATACATAACTGTTGAGAGG TCTCGGAGGAAGCGACCAAGAACGCCAACACCTGGGCATTATCTTGGGTTGAAAAATACTAGAGACTATG GCTACCGAGGTGATCGTGATCGAGATCGTGAACGTGATCGTGATCGTGATCGTGGTAGGTACCGTGGGGGATCAGCTCGTGATGACTATGGATATAGGAGGTCTCCAAGGCGCTCACCCTATAGAGGTGGCCGTGATTATTCTCCAAGGGGCGGCTCACCTTATGGCGGAAGATCAAGAAGAGAGAGGTCTTATTCTCCCTATGGAAGCCCGGAAAGAAAGTATGCTCGTGGCTCTAGATGA
- the LOC103401036 gene encoding ankyrin repeat domain-containing protein, chloroplastic: MASAKAMPLSLNPQSTFLLAKPLSLPTTPRKLSAPATLKFPRKLHGLFPSFTSSYSVQTDHFDEDHVIGDCLVFEEGVFDDPYLQNDTKTDRIRPEKAKPRRDGSEIGSENLVPDQWREVQAEINITKKERRKIAQELQFGTRVEKQKKGLEPIRDLNLEEYLAYREAKLNQLKPLVLDDASGLAPAEELKENEGDARKLSERVAPKNPRWAVYGKGLEDVADYFNSGNYEPGAKKSEGPRKLFSKEEKALLNKRKPDIAAATSSKWLPLHTLAASGEFYLMDALLKHNADINVVDKHGWSALHKAILGKNQAITNYLLRESANPFVRDKDGGTLMHYAVRTASSQAIKILLLYNVDLNLQDNDGWTPLHLAVQGRRTDVVRLLLIKGANKTLKNKDGLTPLDLCLYSGQDTRTYELIKLLKLLPKSR; this comes from the exons ATGGCAAGTGCAAAGGCCATGCCACTCTCTCTAAACCCCCAATCCACCTTCCTCCTCGCCAAACCCCTCTCTCTCCCCACCACACCTCGCAAGCTCTCGGCGCCTGCTACCCTAAAGTTCCCGCGAAAGCTCCATGGCCTCTTTCCCTCTTTCACCTCTTCCTACTCCGTCCAAACCGACCATTTTGACGAGGACCATGTAATCGGCGACTGCCTCGTGTTCGAAGAAGGCGTGTTCGACGACCCCTACCTCCAAAACGATACCAAAACCGACCGAATCAGACCCGAGAAAGCGAAACCCAGAAGAGATGGTTCCGAAATCGGGTCGGAGAATTTGGTTCCGGACCAGTGGCGGGAGGTGCAGGCGGAGATTAACATAACGAAGAAAGAGCGGCGGAAGATTGCGCAGGAGTTGCAGTTCGGGACGAGGGTGGAGAAGCAGAAGAAGGGGCTGGAGCCGATTAGGGATTTGAATTTGGAGGAGTACTTGGCGTATAGGGAGGCGAAATTGAACCAATTGAAGCCACTTGTTTTGGATGATGCTTCTGGTTTAGCTCCGGCGGAGGAGTTGAAGGAGAATGAAGGGGATGCTAGGAAATTGAGTGAGAGAGTGGCGCCGAAGAATCCGAGGTGGGCGGTTTATGGGAAGGGATTGGAGGATGTTGCAGATTACTTTAACAGTGGGAATTATGAGCCTGGTGCTAAGAAATCTGAAG GACCCCGAAAGTTATTTTCGAAAGAGGAAAAAGCCCTCCTTAATAAGCGAAAACCTGATATAGCTGCTGCAACCTCT AGCAAATGGCTACCCCTGCACACTCTTGCTGCATCGGGAGAATTTTACCTTATGGATGCTTTATTGAAACATAATGCTGATATCAATGTTGTGGATAAG CACGGTTGGAGTGCTCTCCACAAAGCAATTCTTGGTAAAAACCAGGCCATCACGAACTATCTTTTGAGAGAATCAGCTAATCCATTTGTTCGTGATAAA GATGGCGGCACATTGATGCATTATGCTGTTCGAACAGCTTCCAGTCAAGCAATCAAAATTCTTCTGTTATATAATGTTGATCTAAACCTTCAGGACAAC GATGGTTGGACGCCGTTACACCTAGCTGTTCAAGGCCGAAGAACAGATGTTGTGAGGCTTTTGCTGATTAAAGGAGCGAATAAGACATTGAAGAACAAG GATGGTTTAACCCCTCTTGACCTTTGCCTCTACTCTGGTCAAGACACGAGGACTTACGAGCTAATTaagttgttgaagcttcttccGAAGTCGCGTTAA
- the LOC103425049 gene encoding serine/arginine-rich splicing factor SR45a-like isoform X1, whose translation MADSPRKKYSRSPSPWRAQSRSRSRSWSRPRSRSRSLSRPPRQRSRSRSRGRSRSRSPGRLVAAAINPGNTLYVTGLSTRVSEKDVERHFSKEGKVASCFLVMEPRTRISRGFAFITMDSVEDAERCIKNLNQSVLEGRYITVERSRRKRPRTPTPGHYLGLKNTRDYGYRGDRDRDRERDRDRDRGRYRGGSARDDYGYRRSPRRSPYRGGRDYSPRGGSPYGGRSRRERSYSPYGSPERKYARGSR comes from the exons ATG GCGGATTCTCCACGCAAAAA GTATTCACGATCCCCTTCTCCTTGGAGAGCTCAGTCCAGGTCCAGGTCTAGGTCTTGGTCTAGGCCGAGGTCGAGGTCAAGATCATTGTCTAGGCCACCAAGGCAGAGGTCTCGCTCTAGAAGTCGTGGCAG ATCAAGGTCCAGAAGTCCTGGCAGGTTGGT GGCTGCTGCTATAAATCCTGGAAATACATTGTATGTGACCGGCCTATCTACAAGGGTCTCAGAGAAGGATGTTGAAAGGCACTTTTCAAAGGAGGGAAAG GTAGCTTCATGCTTTCTTGTTATGGAGCCTCGGACTCGGATTTCTCGTGGTTTTGCCTTCATTACGATGGACTCAGTTGAAGATGCTGAACGGTGCATTAAAAATCTCAATCAGTCAGTTCTGGAAGGTCGATACATAACTGTTGAGAGG TCTCGGAGGAAGCGACCAAGAACGCCAACACCTGGGCATTATCTTGGGTTGAAAAATACTAGAGACTATG GCTACCGAGGTGATCGTGATCGAGATCGTGAACGTGATCGTGATCGTGATCGTGGTAGGTACCGTGGGGGATCAGCTCGTGATGACTATGGATATAGGAGGTCTCCAAGGCGCTCACCCTATAGAGGTGGCCGTGATTATTCTCCAAGGGGCGGCTCACCTTATGGCGGAAGATCAAGAAGAGAGAGGTCTTATTCTCCCTATGGAAGCCCGGAAAGAAAGTATGCTCGTGGCTCTAGATGA